Proteins from one Tenrec ecaudatus isolate mTenEca1 chromosome 8, mTenEca1.hap1, whole genome shotgun sequence genomic window:
- the POMC gene encoding pro-opiomelanocortin, translating to MPRSCFNCSGALLLALLLQASVEVLGSCLESSQCQDVSTESSLLECMEACKPALSAEGPEVPEVPGPGDEQPLAQNDRKYATGHFRWDRFGRGNGSGGSGGAAGPQREEEPAAGAGGGPGPRAGKRSYSMEHFRWGKPVGKKRRPVKVYPNGAEDESAEAFPLEFRRELAAEGAAGPAELEGGLAAAADKKDGGPYRMEHFRWGSPPKDKRYGGFMSSEKSQTPLVTLFKNAIIRNAHKKGQ from the exons ATGCCGAGATCCTGCTTCAACTGCTCAGGGGCCCTCCTgctggccctgctgctccagGCCTCCGTGGAAGTGCTCGGCTCGTGCCTCGAGAGCAGCCAGTGTCAGGACGTCAGCACAGAAAGCAGCCTGCTG GAGTGCATGGAGGCCTGCAAGCCGGCCCTCTCGGCCGAGGGGCCCGAGGTCCCCGAGGTGCCCGGCCCCGGCGACGAGCAGCCGCTGGCCCAGAACGACCGGAAGTACGCCACGGGCCACTTCCGGTGGGACCGCTTCGGCCGCGGCAATGgcagcggcggcagcggcggcgcggCGGGGCCGCAGCGCGAGGAGGAGCCGGCGGCGGGCGCGGGCGGCGGGCCGGGCCCGCGGGCGGGCAAGCGCTCCTACTCCATGGAACACTTCCGCTGGGGCAAGCCGGTGGGCAAGAAGCGGCGCCCGGTGAAGGTGTACCCCAACGGCGCGGAGGACGAGTCGGCCGAGGCCTTCCCGCTCGAGTTCCGGCGGGAGCTGGCGGCCGAGGGCGCGGCGGGCCCGGCCGAGCTGGAGGGCGGCCTGGCGGCGGCGGCCGACAAGAAGGACGGCGGGCCCTACCGGATGGAGCACTTCCGCTGGGGCAGCCCGCCCAAGGACAAGCGCTACGGCGGCTTCATGAGCTCCGAGAAGAGCCAGACGCCGCTGGTGACCCTGTTCAAAAACGCCATCATCAGGAACGCCCACAAGAAGGGCCAGTGA